One segment of Tenrec ecaudatus isolate mTenEca1 chromosome 1, mTenEca1.hap1, whole genome shotgun sequence DNA contains the following:
- the LOC142432317 gene encoding olfactory receptor 7A10-like: MESGNHTQIPEFILLGLSEEAELQPLLFGLFLSMYLVTITGNLLIILAITTDSHLHTPMYFFLSNLSFTDICFTSTTVPKMLMNIQGQNKVITYEDCITQMFFFLLFAVLDNFLLTVMAYDRFVAICHPLHYIVIMNPRFCGLLLLASWVLSFLHSVLNALMVLHLSFCTELEISHFFCELNQVIQLACSDTFLTDLVMYLTIGILGAIPLIGILFSYTKIVSSILKILSVRGKYKAFSTCGSHLSVVSLFYGTAFGVYLSSAAIENSRATAIASVMYTVATPMLNPFIYSLRNKDIKQALRKLFS, translated from the coding sequence ATGGAATCAGGAAACCACACTCAGATTCCAGAATTCATCCTTCTGGGGCTTTCTGAAGAGGCAGAGCTGCAACCCCTCCTCTTTGGACTGTTCCTCTCCATGTACCTGGTCACCATcactgggaacctgctcatcatcctggccatcaccacagactcccacctccacacacccatgtacttcttcctctccaacctctcctttACTGACATCTGTTTCACATCCACCACCGTCCCAAAGATGCTGATGAACATCCAAGGGCAGAACAAAGTAATTACATATGAAGACTGCATCACCCAGatgttttttttcttgctttttgcgGTCTTAGACAACTTCCTATTGAcagtgatggcctatgaccggTTTGTGGCCATCTGTCACCCACTGCACTATATTGTCATCATGAACCCAAGATTCTGTGGCCTCCTTCTTCTGGCTTCCTGGGTATTATCATTTCTGCACTCTGTATTAAATGCTTTAATGGTTTTGCATTTGTCTTTCTGTACAGAATTGGAAATctcccattttttctgtgaacttaatCAGGTCATCCAACTTGCTTGTTCTGACACATTCCTCACTGACTTAGTCATGTATTTAACAATTGGAATTTTGGGTGCTATTCCACTCATTGGGATCCTTTTCTCTTACACGAAGATTGTGTCctccattttgaaaattttatcAGTTAGGGGGAAATATAAAGCGTTTTCCACCTGTGGATCTCACCTCTCCGTGGTCTCCTTGTTCTATGGTACAGCTTTCGGGGTTTATCTTAGTTCTGCTGctattgaaaactccagggccactGCAATAGCTTCAGTGATGTACACTGTAGCCACACCCATGCTGAATCCTTTtatctacagtcttagaaacaaaGACATAAAGCAAGCCCTAAGGAAACTTTTCAGCTGA
- the LOC142451540 gene encoding olfactory receptor 7C1-like, which yields MELGNQTHIPVFILLGLSEEAELQPLLFGLFLSMYLVTFTGNLLIILAIATDSHLHTPMYFFLSNLSFSDICFTSTTVPKMLMNIQMQTKVITYEDCITQMFFFMLFLALGNFLLTVMAYDRFVAICHPLHYTVIMNPRFCGLLLLASWLLTLLDALVHALMVLRLSFCTELEISHFFCELNQVIQLACSDTFLNVLVMYLATGLLAVIPFTGILFSYMKIVFSILKISSAGGKYKAFSTCGSHLSVVSMFYGTTFWVYLSSTTNENSRASAIASVMYTVATPMLNPFIYSLRNEDIKQALRKLVS from the coding sequence ATGGAACTAGGAAACCAAACTCACATTCCAGTATTCATCCTTCTGGGGCTTTCTGAAGAGgcagagctgcagcccctcctctttggactgttcctctccatgtacctggtcaccttcactgggaacctgctcatcatcctggccatcgccacagactcccacctccacacacccatgtacttcttcctctccaacctctcctttTCTGACATCTGTTTCACCTCCACCACTGTCCCAAAGATGCTGATGAATATCCAGATGCAAACCAAAGTCATTACATATGAAGACTGCATCACCCAGATGTTTTTTTTCATGCTTTTTTTGGCCTTAGGCAACTTCCTATTGACAGTGATGGCCTATGACAGGTTTGTGGCCATCTGTCACCCACTGCACTATACGGTCATTATGAACCCAAGGTTCTGTGGTCTCCTGCTTCTGGCCTCCTGGTTGTTGACTCTTCTGGATGCTTTAGTACATGCTTTAATGGTTTTGCGACTGTCTTTCTGTACAGAATTGGAAATAtcccattttttctgtgaacttaatCAAGTAATCCAACTTGCTTGTTCTGACACCTTCCTCAATGTCTTAGTGATGTATTTAGCAACTGGCCTTCTGGCTGTTATTCCGTTCACTGGAATCCTTTTCTCTTACATGAAGATTGTCTtctccattttgaaaatttcatcagctgggggaaaatataaagccttttccacctgtgggtCTCACCTCTCTGTGGTTTCCATGTTCTATGGTACAACTTTTTGGGTTTATCTTAGTTCTACCACAAATGAAAATTCCAGGGCCAGTGCAATTGCCTCAGTGATGTACACTGTAGCCACACCCATGCTGAATCCTTTtatctacagtcttagaaatgaaGACATAAAGCAAGCCCTAAGAAAACTTGTTAGCTGA
- the LOC142432306 gene encoding olfactory receptor 7A10-like, with product MEPGNHTQFPEFILLGLSEEAKLQSLLFGLFLSMYLVTFTGNLLIILAITTDSHLHTPMYFFLSNLSFADICFTSTTVPKMLINIQMQTKVIAYEDCITQMHFFLLFAALDNFLLTAMAYDRFVAICHPLHYMVIMNPRFCGLLLLASWVLSFLHSVLNGLMVLRLTFCTELKISHFFCELNQVVQLACSDTFLDDLVMYLTTGLLGVVPLTGIFFSYTKIVSSIMKISSAGGKYKAFSTCGSHLSVVCLFYGTGLGVYLSSATFDNSRATAKASVMYTVATPMLNPFIYSLRNKDIKQALRKLFS from the coding sequence ATGGAACCAGGAAACCACACTCAGTTTCCAGAATTCATCCTTCTGGGGCTTTCTGAGGAGGCAAAGCTGCAGTCCCTCCTCTTTGGACTGTTCCTCTCCATGTACCTGGTCACCTTcactgggaacctgctcatcatcctggccatcaccacagactcccacctccacacacccatgtacttcttcctctccaacctctcctttgCTGACATCTGTTTCACCTCCACCACTGTCCCAAAGATGCTGATCAATATCCAGATGCAGACCAAAGTAATTGCATATGAAGACTGCATCACCCAGATgcattttttcttgctttttgcgGCCTTAGACAACTTCCTATTGACAGCAATGGCATATGACCGATTTGTGGCCATTTGTCACCCACTGCACTATATGGTCATCATGAACCCAAGATTCTGTGGCCTCCTTCTTCTGGCTTCCTGGGTATTGTCATTTCTGCACTCTGTATTAAATGGCTTAATGGTTTTGCGACTGACATTTTGTACAGAATTGAAAATctcccattttttctgtgaacttaatCAGGTTGTCCAACTTGCTTGCTCCGACACATTCCTCGATGACTTAGTCATGTATTTAACAACTGGACTTTTGGGTGTTGTTCCACTCACTGGGATCTTTTTCTCTTACACAAAGATTGTGTCCTCCATTATGAAAATTTCATCAGCTGGGGGCaaatataaagccttttccacttgTGGGTCTCACCTCTCTGTGGTCTGCTTGTTCTATGGTACAGgtcttggggtttatctcagttctGCTACTTTTGACAACTCCAGGGCCACTGCAAAAGCCTCAGTGATGTACACTGTAGCCACACCCATGCTGAATCCTTTTATCTACAGTCTGAGAAATAAAGATATAAAGCAAGCCCTACGAAAACTTTTCAGCTGA